A stretch of the Campylobacter sp. 19-13652 genome encodes the following:
- a CDS encoding CAP domain-containing protein encodes MRLFWLSFVLIFLSACADDEHLTQARQPKNFIDKGDILGYLNLIRKDLGLSQLLLDKSLSISSLAHANYCVKNGITGHNEDKNNPYFYATTPSKRAVKAGAKTSLISENITYKKHPSLYVDSLMSAIYHRFGFTNKEIDRVGFATASTDNMSATVFNMSNSKIGELCAQSFSPKSGKYIINACANAKAKIPKDNFDKALKIDNTDIVYYPNSLPAQPYFSGENPDPMPECKILSTPVSVEFNESLGVVRLLDFEIFKDGKKLKNTRLLTSKNDPNKRLSPYQFALFSLKPFEFDSAYEARVSYEQNGKKLQKIWHFSTQTPQKQYFVIDKNDAIGVQPNTEYEIFFMPKNCNETLSQYVYSGTAKVQIKKIDTNLLSVRLSGVKGQSIDLKANDYTVKIVLLDSSKDSFKPNGIIPATLILASIILLFLTLRKRQR; translated from the coding sequence ATGAGGCTATTTTGGCTTAGCTTTGTCCTGATTTTCCTATCAGCTTGCGCTGATGATGAGCACCTAACTCAGGCAAGGCAGCCAAAGAACTTTATCGATAAGGGCGATATTTTAGGATATTTAAATTTAATAAGAAAAGACCTAGGGCTTTCGCAGCTTTTGCTAGATAAAAGCCTAAGTATCTCAAGCCTGGCACACGCAAACTACTGCGTTAAAAACGGCATTACAGGGCATAACGAGGATAAAAATAATCCCTACTTTTATGCTACCACGCCTAGCAAAAGAGCGGTAAAAGCTGGAGCTAAAACCTCCTTAATAAGCGAAAATATCACCTACAAAAAGCATCCCAGCCTATACGTAGACTCCCTAATGAGCGCGATCTATCACAGGTTTGGCTTTACAAATAAAGAGATTGACAGGGTCGGCTTTGCCACTGCTAGCACAGATAATATGAGCGCTACTGTATTTAATATGTCAAACTCAAAAATAGGGGAGCTTTGCGCTCAAAGTTTTAGCCCAAAAAGTGGAAAGTATATCATAAACGCCTGCGCAAATGCCAAAGCAAAAATCCCAAAGGATAACTTTGATAAAGCCTTAAAAATCGATAACACAGACATAGTTTACTACCCAAATTCTTTGCCAGCTCAGCCCTATTTTAGCGGCGAAAATCCAGACCCTATGCCAGAGTGCAAGATACTAAGCACTCCTGTAAGCGTTGAATTTAATGAATCATTAGGGGTGGTGAGGCTTTTGGATTTTGAGATTTTTAAAGACGGCAAAAAGCTAAAAAACACAAGGCTTTTAACCTCCAAAAACGACCCAAATAAACGGCTAAGCCCATATCAATTTGCCCTATTTTCGCTAAAGCCATTTGAATTTGATAGCGCATATGAGGCAAGGGTGTCCTACGAACAAAACGGCAAAAAACTACAAAAAATTTGGCACTTTAGCACACAAACTCCGCAAAAGCAGTACTTTGTCATAGACAAAAACGACGCTATAGGCGTGCAACCTAATACAGAATATGAGATATTTTTCATGCCTAAAAATTGCAACGAAACCTTAAGCCAATATGTATATAGCGGCACAGCGAAGGTGCAAATAAAAAAGATAGATACTAATCTTTTAAGCGTGCGTTTAAGCGGCGTCAAAGGTCAGAGCATAGACCTAAAGGCAAACGATTATACCGTTAAAATCGTACTTTTAGACAGCTCCAAAGACAGCTTTAAGCCAAACGGAATAATCCCAGCCACGCTCATACTAGCCTCAATAATTTTGCTATTTCTCACGCTTAGAAAAAGACAAAGGTAA
- a CDS encoding leucyl aminopeptidase — MKFELIERPLKEIGADVELIFVVNKDLEHKFIKDKCEFEFYGFKGEGVLFLQSQKRLYVGIANTEVDTIRQGAAKAYNALKDYEVSSLKVASYITKCAKFSTQALVEGFILASYKFDKYKKEKKQSKLESVLISSESFDENTLEIEKAKIGITNGQIMANATNFAKDIVNEIPEVYTPLKFEQDALELAKSDKNIKCKVYDEKFLQKESMNAFLAVNRASVHPPRLIHLSYTPKDAKKRIVFVGKGLTYDSGGLSLKPADYMLTMKADKSGGAAVMAIIKAASELGLKLEIHSIIGATENMIGGNAYKPDDVLISRAGVSIEVRNTDAEGRLVLADCLSFAQDLKPDILIDLATLTGACVVGLGEYTTGVMGNSSELKESFRHKSKLSGELNSELEFNDYLKELIKSQIADVSNAASSRYGGAITAGLFLDKFIKDEYKDSWLHLDIAGPAYVEKPWGYNQAGASGAGVRACLYFLNSIGKDK, encoded by the coding sequence ATGAAATTTGAACTAATCGAAAGACCTCTAAAAGAGATAGGTGCAGATGTTGAGCTTATATTTGTGGTAAATAAGGACTTAGAGCATAAATTTATAAAAGATAAATGTGAGTTTGAGTTTTATGGATTTAAAGGTGAGGGAGTACTATTTTTACAAAGTCAAAAAAGACTATATGTAGGCATAGCAAATACCGAAGTAGACACTATTAGACAAGGTGCAGCAAAGGCGTATAACGCGCTAAAAGATTACGAAGTCTCATCGCTAAAAGTAGCAAGCTATATCACAAAATGTGCCAAATTTAGCACCCAAGCACTAGTTGAAGGCTTTATCCTAGCTAGCTATAAATTTGACAAATACAAAAAAGAAAAAAAGCAAAGCAAGCTAGAAAGCGTACTAATAAGCTCTGAAAGTTTTGACGAAAACACACTAGAAATAGAAAAAGCTAAAATCGGCATAACAAACGGACAGATAATGGCAAATGCTACAAATTTCGCCAAAGATATAGTAAACGAAATCCCAGAGGTCTACACTCCGCTTAAATTTGAACAAGACGCACTAGAGCTTGCAAAATCGGACAAAAATATAAAATGCAAAGTCTATGACGAGAAATTTTTACAAAAAGAGAGTATGAACGCCTTTTTAGCCGTTAACCGTGCAAGCGTACATCCACCTCGCCTAATCCATCTAAGCTACACTCCAAAAGACGCCAAAAAGCGCATAGTCTTTGTAGGTAAGGGACTAACTTACGATAGCGGCGGACTTAGCCTAAAACCAGCTGATTATATGCTAACGATGAAAGCTGATAAAAGTGGTGGCGCAGCTGTAATGGCTATCATAAAAGCCGCGAGCGAGCTTGGGCTAAAGCTAGAAATTCATAGCATAATAGGCGCGACTGAAAATATGATAGGCGGCAATGCCTATAAACCAGATGACGTACTAATAAGCCGTGCTGGAGTAAGCATTGAGGTGCGAAACACCGACGCTGAAGGCAGGCTAGTGCTGGCTGATTGTCTAAGCTTTGCACAGGATTTAAAGCCTGATATTTTAATAGACCTAGCCACGCTAACTGGGGCTTGCGTGGTGGGGCTTGGCGAGTACACCACTGGTGTAATGGGAAATAGCTCCGAGCTAAAAGAGAGCTTTAGACACAAATCAAAGCTAAGCGGAGAGCTAAATAGCGAGCTTGAGTTTAACGACTATCTAAAAGAGCTAATAAAAAGTCAAATAGCAGACGTAAGCAACGCCGCTAGTAGCAGATACGGCGGAGCGATAACGGCTGGGCTATTTTTGGATAAATTTATAAAAGACGAGTATAAGGACAGCTGGCTACACCTAGACATAGCAGGACCTGCCTATGTAGAAAAGCCATGGGGTTATAATCAAGCGGGCGCAAGTGGAGCTGGAGTAAGGGCGTGTCTTTACTTTTTAAATTCAATAGGCAAGGATAAATAA
- a CDS encoding biotin/lipoyl-containing protein: MAKKFIDVMDTTFRDGFQSVFGARVLMQDFLPAVEAAKEAGITHFEFGGGARFQSLYFYLNEDAFDMMDKIREVAGKDANLQTLSRGVNTVMLDTGSRELIDLHAKLFKKHGTTTVRNFDALNDVNNLKYSGERITAHGLKHEVVVTIMDLPPGCVGAHDVAFYERILRDILDAGIPFDSVCFKDASGTANPQKVYESIKMARRLLPEGTHLRLHTHETAGVSVACYLAALEAGVDGIDLAAHPVSGGTSQPDILTMLHALKGKDYDLGLDAEKILKYEDVLADCLKDYFLPPEATQVSPIIPFSPMPGGALTANTQMMRDNGIMDKFPAVIKAMREVVEKGGFGTSVTPVSQFYFQQAFNNVMFGKWAKIADGYGKMVLGYFGRTPVAPDLEIVKLASQQLGLEPTSKDAMDLADLDPKKSIAHFKAILEDEGLPQTDENIFIAAACKEKGISFLKGQAKVNVRKISTKPKEPASQPEPSQSMAKSAKYSIVVNGNRYNVEVAEGFDASITSIAPASQPASAPSANAQAAAGTASSDDVAVNSSLPGNVYKILLKQGDSVKKGEAIVVLEAMKMEIEVAAPVDGVISSIDVSVGESVQNDQLLARIRP; encoded by the coding sequence ATGGCTAAAAAATTCATAGACGTGATGGATACCACCTTTAGAGATGGTTTCCAGTCTGTTTTTGGTGCACGTGTGCTTATGCAGGACTTTTTGCCTGCTGTTGAGGCAGCTAAAGAGGCTGGTATCACGCACTTTGAATTTGGCGGTGGAGCGCGATTTCAAAGCCTTTATTTTTATCTAAACGAAGATGCGTTTGATATGATGGATAAAATTAGAGAAGTTGCTGGCAAGGATGCAAATTTACAAACCCTAAGTCGCGGCGTAAATACCGTAATGCTAGATACTGGAAGTCGTGAGCTTATAGATCTGCACGCTAAGCTTTTTAAAAAGCACGGCACAACGACAGTGCGAAATTTTGATGCGCTAAATGACGTAAACAATCTAAAATATAGTGGCGAGCGTATCACAGCACATGGCTTAAAGCATGAGGTTGTAGTTACTATTATGGATTTGCCTCCAGGCTGCGTTGGGGCGCATGATGTGGCTTTTTATGAGCGAATTTTACGCGATATATTAGACGCTGGTATACCTTTTGATAGTGTCTGTTTTAAGGACGCAAGCGGCACAGCAAATCCTCAAAAAGTCTACGAGAGTATAAAAATGGCTCGTAGGTTACTCCCTGAAGGCACACATTTAAGACTTCACACCCATGAGACAGCTGGCGTGTCTGTAGCCTGCTATTTGGCTGCGCTTGAGGCTGGGGTTGATGGTATAGATCTAGCCGCACACCCAGTTAGTGGAGGGACTAGCCAGCCTGATATTCTTACTATGCTTCATGCGCTTAAAGGCAAGGATTATGATTTAGGCTTAGATGCTGAGAAAATTTTAAAATACGAGGACGTTTTGGCTGATTGCTTAAAAGATTACTTCCTCCCACCAGAAGCTACGCAGGTAAGCCCTATCATACCATTTAGCCCTATGCCAGGAGGGGCTCTTACGGCAAATACGCAAATGATGCGAGATAATGGTATAATGGATAAATTCCCAGCCGTCATAAAAGCTATGCGCGAAGTCGTCGAAAAGGGCGGCTTTGGCACCTCTGTTACGCCTGTTAGCCAGTTTTATTTTCAGCAGGCGTTTAATAATGTGATGTTTGGTAAGTGGGCAAAAATCGCCGATGGCTACGGCAAAATGGTGCTTGGATACTTCGGACGCACCCCAGTCGCTCCAGATTTAGAGATAGTAAAGCTAGCTAGCCAGCAGCTAGGGCTTGAGCCTACTAGCAAAGACGCCATGGATTTAGCTGATTTAGACCCTAAAAAATCAATAGCACATTTTAAGGCTATATTAGAGGATGAGGGTTTGCCACAAACTGATGAAAATATCTTTATAGCGGCTGCTTGCAAAGAAAAGGGTATATCGTTTTTAAAAGGGCAGGCAAAGGTAAATGTACGTAAAATTTCAACCAAACCTAAAGAGCCAGCCAGCCAGCCTGAGCCAAGCCAATCTATGGCTAAAAGCGCAAAATATAGCATAGTTGTAAATGGCAACCGTTACAATGTTGAGGTTGCCGAAGGTTTTGATGCGTCTATTACCTCTATTGCACCAGCCAGCCAGCCAGCCTCTGCGCCTAGTGCGAATGCTCAAGCTGCTGCGGGGACTGCTTCATCTGATGATGTGGCTGTAAATTCTAGTCTACCTGGCAATGTGTATAAAATTTTATTAAAACAGGGAGATAGCGTAAAAAAGGGCGAAGCTATCGTGGTATTAGAGGCTATGAAAATGGAGATAGAAGTCGCTGCACCAGTTGATGGCGTCATATCCAGCATAGATGTATCGGTTGGCGAATCGGTGCAAAATGATCAATTATTAGCGAGGATAAGACCTTGA
- a CDS encoding adenine phosphoribosyltransferase — protein sequence MTNLTIQEKEYLLNTIREIPDFPKPGIVFRDITTLLNDPAAFKFLNEHLASRYENLGVEYIAGIESRGFIFGAALAARLGVGFVPIRKPKKLPYTTISQKYSLEYGVDELQIHVDAFKNKQGAKVLLIDDLIATGGTAKASVELIKQLGAECIEACFLINLKELGGAENLTKLSPVYSVLEI from the coding sequence ATGACAAATTTAACAATACAAGAAAAAGAATATCTACTAAACACAATAAGAGAAATACCAGACTTTCCAAAACCTGGAATAGTCTTTAGAGATATAACAACCCTTTTAAACGACCCAGCGGCATTTAAGTTTTTAAACGAGCATTTAGCCAGCAGATATGAAAACTTGGGCGTAGAGTACATAGCTGGCATTGAAAGTAGAGGATTTATATTTGGAGCGGCTCTTGCGGCTAGGCTTGGAGTTGGCTTTGTACCGATTCGCAAACCCAAAAAGCTACCATACACTACAATAAGCCAAAAATATAGCCTAGAATACGGCGTCGATGAGCTACAAATCCACGTGGATGCCTTTAAAAATAAGCAGGGCGCAAAGGTGCTTTTAATAGACGATTTAATAGCTACTGGCGGCACTGCAAAAGCAAGCGTTGAGCTAATTAAACAACTTGGTGCAGAGTGTATTGAAGCTTGCTTTTTAATAAATTTAAAAGAGCTTGGCGGCGCAGAAAATCTAACCAAACTATCGCCAGTTTATAGTGTTTTGGAGATTTAA
- a CDS encoding sodium ion-translocating decarboxylase subunit beta, which translates to MSVSTQNHSQSANLNQTEDLSKKQYHSKSMAELFDSFYRTTGIYALFNPRSGALDANGHVMSEFNQSWGRVIMFGVCFLLFYLAIKRGFEPLLLLPIGFGGLLANIPIAEIAGPNGFLGIIYNSGITNGLFPLIIFMGVGAMTDFGPLLANPKTALLGGAAQFGIFATLIGALALSQYTSIFSFSLQDAAAIGIIGGADGPTAIFLASRLAPDLLGAIAVAAYSYMALVPIIQPPIMRALTTKAERQIKMVQLRTVSKAEKILFPITILMLCALFLPDATPLMGALAFGNLVRESGVVARLSDTMQNALINIVTIFLGLAVGSKLAAEKFLVPNTLAILLLGLIAFSIGTAAGVLMAKIMNKLSKHKINPLIGAAGVSAVPMAARVVNKEGVKEDCTNILLMHAMGPNVAGVIGSAIAAGVLLSIFK; encoded by the coding sequence ATTAGCGTAAGCACTCAAAATCACAGCCAAAGTGCGAATTTAAACCAAACCGAAGACCTATCTAAAAAGCAGTACCACAGCAAGAGCATGGCTGAGCTTTTTGATAGCTTTTATCGTACGACCGGGATTTATGCACTGTTTAACCCACGCTCTGGTGCGCTTGATGCAAACGGGCATGTGATGAGTGAGTTTAACCAAAGTTGGGGCAGAGTGATTATGTTTGGGGTTTGCTTTTTGCTCTTTTATCTAGCGATTAAAAGGGGCTTTGAGCCGCTTTTACTTTTGCCTATCGGTTTTGGTGGGCTTTTGGCAAATATCCCTATCGCAGAAATTGCAGGACCAAATGGCTTTTTAGGCATTATTTATAATAGCGGCATTACAAACGGGCTTTTTCCGCTTATTATTTTTATGGGTGTTGGAGCTATGACTGATTTTGGGCCTTTGCTCGCAAATCCAAAAACAGCTCTGCTCGGTGGTGCGGCGCAGTTTGGAATTTTTGCCACGCTTATAGGTGCGCTTGCCCTATCTCAGTATACAAGTATTTTTAGCTTCTCCCTCCAAGATGCCGCAGCTATCGGCATAATAGGCGGAGCAGATGGGCCAACGGCTATATTTTTAGCAAGCCGCCTTGCGCCTGATTTGCTGGGTGCTATTGCGGTGGCAGCTTATTCGTATATGGCGCTAGTGCCGATTATTCAGCCTCCTATTATGAGGGCACTTACTACAAAGGCAGAACGCCAGATAAAAATGGTGCAACTTCGCACAGTAAGCAAGGCGGAAAAGATACTATTTCCTATTACTATCCTTATGCTTTGTGCGCTTTTTTTACCTGATGCGACGCCGCTTATGGGTGCGCTTGCTTTTGGTAATTTAGTGCGTGAAAGTGGCGTAGTAGCAAGACTTAGCGATACAATGCAAAATGCGCTTATAAATATAGTAACGATATTTTTAGGGCTTGCTGTTGGCTCAAAGCTAGCGGCTGAAAAGTTTTTAGTGCCAAATACCCTTGCTATTTTGCTTTTGGGGCTTATTGCCTTTTCTATCGGTACTGCGGCTGGGGTTTTAATGGCAAAGATTATGAATAAGCTTAGCAAACATAAGATAAATCCGCTAATTGGTGCAGCTGGTGTGTCTGCTGTACCTATGGCTGCGCGCGTGGTGAATAAAGAAGGTGTTAAGGAAGATTGCACTAATATTTTGCTTATGCACGCAATGGGGCCAAATGTGGCTGGAGTGATAGGCTCTGCTATCGCTGCTGGCGTGCTTTTATCGATATTTAAATAA
- a CDS encoding DedA family protein, with protein MQADTALTTLVANHPNIEFLVNAILNNHVLLAYAIVFAWCILEGELALILAGILAHIGHVDLFMVTFIAGLGAFCGDQIYFYIGRYGKRFIGKRLSKQRRKFAVAHLLLQRLGWPVIFIQRYMYGFRTIIPISIGITRYNAKKFAIINLFSAWAWAAITIILAWYFGESIIAIIDMIAEHWYLALPVILLIVAGFLYTIKRIEHSVVNKKKGKV; from the coding sequence ATGCAAGCAGACACAGCACTAACCACACTGGTGGCAAATCACCCAAATATCGAGTTTTTGGTAAATGCCATTCTTAATAATCACGTACTTTTAGCATATGCGATTGTCTTTGCTTGGTGTATACTAGAGGGGGAGCTAGCCCTCATACTAGCTGGGATACTAGCTCACATAGGACATGTTGATCTTTTCATGGTTACCTTTATCGCTGGGCTTGGGGCATTTTGTGGAGATCAAATTTATTTTTACATAGGTAGATATGGCAAGCGTTTTATTGGCAAGCGCCTTTCAAAACAGCGGCGTAAATTTGCCGTAGCGCACCTATTGCTTCAGCGTCTTGGTTGGCCTGTGATATTTATACAAAGATACATGTATGGTTTTAGGACAATAATCCCAATTAGCATAGGAATAACCCGCTATAACGCCAAAAAATTTGCAATTATAAATTTATTCTCAGCATGGGCATGGGCTGCAATAACGATAATTTTGGCGTGGTATTTTGGAGAGAGCATCATCGCAATTATAGATATGATAGCGGAACACTGGTACCTTGCGCTACCAGTTATCCTGCTTATAGTCGCTGGATTTTTATACACCATTAAGCGCATAGAACACTCAGTAGTAAACAAAAAGAAAGGAAAAGTATAG
- the rpiB gene encoding ribose 5-phosphate isomerase B, which produces MKIHIASDHAGFCLKETLKHFLIERGHQINDLGTHSKDSVDYPDYAHALAKALNDGEFGVLICGSGIGISIAANRHENVRCALAHDSLSARLARMHNNANVIAFGERLIGTDVAKDALLAFLETKFEGGRHEGRVEKINKGR; this is translated from the coding sequence ATGAAAATACACATCGCAAGCGATCACGCAGGATTTTGTCTCAAAGAAACATTAAAACACTTCCTAATCGAGCGAGGTCATCAAATAAACGATCTAGGCACACACAGTAAAGACAGTGTAGACTACCCAGACTATGCCCATGCCTTAGCAAAAGCATTAAATGATGGCGAGTTTGGCGTGCTTATATGTGGAAGCGGCATAGGCATAAGTATAGCGGCAAACCGCCATGAAAACGTCCGCTGCGCTCTAGCACACGATAGCCTATCGGCTAGGCTTGCTAGAATGCACAATAACGCAAACGTCATTGCTTTTGGAGAGCGGCTAATCGGCACAGACGTGGCAAAAGATGCGCTTTTAGCATTTTTAGAGACTAAATTTGAAGGCGGCAGACACGAGGGTCGCGTAGAAAAGATAAATAAAGGCAGATAG
- the pckA gene encoding phosphoenolpyruvate carboxykinase (ATP), with protein sequence MINDIEKLGLENTKQIFHNLSYDELKTHEIENGEGRLSENGTFVVDTGVFTGRSPKDKYFVKQAPSDKFIAWGKINQPITEELFEKLLKKAKAQLSGKDIYVQDAFCGASKSSRKSVRFVTEVAWQAHFVKNMFIRPTKAELEQFHPDFVVYNACKTNNENYKEDGLNSEVFVIFNIEKNVAVIGGTWYGGEMKKGIFSMMNYWLPLEGKMSMHCSANVGKDGDVALFFGLSGTGKTTLSTDAARALIGDDEHGWDDHGVFNFEGGCYAKCINLDPNSEPEIYAAIRPNALLENVVLDENGVVDYKDASKTENTRVSYPIEHIANHEPSLSAGHPKNIIFLTADAFGVLPPVAKLTKEQAMYYFLSGYTAKVAGTERGITEPVATFSACFGEPFMPLHPTIYAKLLGEKIDKHGVNVYLVNTGWSGGAYGVGKRMSIKATRACINAILDGSITKCEFENFDKFNLAIPKALDGVETSLLNPINTWASRDEYIVARDKLAVMFDENFKRYSDVPAGVEFAKAGPSI encoded by the coding sequence ATGATAAACGATATTGAAAAGCTTGGGCTTGAAAATACAAAACAGATTTTTCATAATCTAAGCTACGATGAGCTAAAGACCCATGAGATAGAAAATGGCGAGGGGCGACTAAGCGAAAATGGTACCTTTGTAGTAGATACTGGTGTTTTTACAGGCAGAAGCCCAAAGGATAAGTATTTTGTCAAGCAAGCTCCAAGTGATAAATTTATAGCATGGGGAAAGATAAATCAGCCAATCACCGAGGAGCTATTTGAGAAGCTTTTAAAAAAGGCTAAAGCGCAATTAAGCGGCAAGGACATCTATGTCCAAGACGCATTTTGCGGAGCTAGTAAATCTAGCAGAAAATCGGTGCGCTTTGTTACTGAAGTGGCATGGCAGGCGCACTTTGTTAAGAATATGTTTATCCGCCCAACCAAGGCAGAGTTAGAGCAGTTTCACCCAGATTTTGTCGTTTATAATGCTTGCAAAACAAATAATGAAAATTATAAAGAGGATGGATTAAATTCTGAGGTTTTTGTCATATTTAATATAGAAAAAAATGTCGCAGTCATCGGCGGTACGTGGTATGGCGGTGAGATGAAAAAGGGCATATTTTCTATGATGAACTACTGGCTGCCACTTGAGGGTAAGATGAGTATGCACTGTAGTGCAAATGTCGGTAAAGACGGTGATGTGGCGCTATTTTTTGGGCTTTCTGGCACTGGTAAAACTACACTATCAACTGACGCTGCGCGCGCACTTATTGGCGATGATGAGCATGGCTGGGATGATCATGGCGTATTTAATTTTGAAGGCGGATGCTACGCTAAATGTATAAATCTTGACCCAAATAGCGAGCCTGAAATTTACGCTGCTATCCGCCCAAACGCTCTGCTTGAAAACGTTGTGCTAGATGAAAATGGCGTGGTTGATTATAAAGACGCAAGCAAAACGGAAAACACAAGGGTAAGCTATCCTATCGAGCATATCGCAAATCACGAGCCAAGCTTGAGTGCAGGGCATCCTAAAAATATCATATTCCTTACCGCTGATGCTTTTGGCGTATTGCCACCAGTGGCAAAGCTGACTAAAGAGCAGGCTATGTATTATTTCCTAAGCGGCTACACCGCCAAAGTCGCTGGTACAGAGCGTGGTATCACGGAGCCTGTGGCGACCTTTTCAGCATGCTTTGGCGAGCCTTTTATGCCACTTCATCCTACCATTTACGCCAAGCTTTTGGGTGAGAAAATCGACAAACACGGAGTAAACGTCTATCTAGTAAATACTGGCTGGAGTGGCGGTGCGTATGGCGTGGGTAAGCGAATGAGTATAAAAGCGACTCGTGCTTGTATAAATGCCATACTTGACGGCAGTATCACTAAGTGCGAGTTTGAAAACTTTGATAAATTTAATCTAGCCATACCAAAAGCGCTTGATGGCGTGGAGACTTCGCTATTAAATCCTATAAACACATGGGCGTCGCGTGATGAGTATATAGTAGCAAGAGATAAGCTAGCTGTTATGTTTGATGAAAATTTTAAGCGCTACTCTGATGTGCCAGCTGGCGTTGAATTTGCAAAGGCTGGACCTAGCATATAA
- the ychF gene encoding redox-regulated ATPase YchF, with product MGLSVGIVGLPNVGKSTTFNALTKAQNAQSANYPFCTIEPNKAIVPVPDARLNELAKIVNPNKIQHSTIEFVDIAGLVRGASNGEGLGNKFLSNIRETELILHIVRCFDDGNITHVEGSVDPIRDIEIIQTELILADMEQLNKKIEKLTREAKANQKGAKEQLEIAKALLSHLDDGAPASSFSGRDDEAYISLNRELRLLSAKEVIYGANVDEDALAEDNEYVKKLKEFAATSGHEVIKICAKIEEELVGLSDEEAIELLSGLGVSESGLDKIIRTSFAKLNLISYFTAGVVEVRAWTITAGWKAPKAASVIHNDFERGFIKAEVISYEDFVTCGGESGAKEAGKLRLEGKDYIVKDGDVMHFRFNV from the coding sequence ATGGGACTAAGTGTAGGCATAGTAGGGCTTCCAAATGTGGGCAAATCCACAACTTTTAATGCACTAACAAAAGCACAAAACGCACAAAGCGCAAACTATCCATTTTGTACCATAGAGCCAAATAAAGCGATAGTACCAGTCCCAGACGCTAGATTAAACGAACTAGCAAAGATAGTAAATCCGAATAAAATACAGCACTCTACAATCGAATTTGTCGATATCGCTGGGCTTGTGCGCGGAGCTAGCAATGGCGAGGGGCTAGGAAATAAATTCCTCTCAAACATACGAGAAACAGAGCTAATACTACACATCGTACGCTGCTTTGATGATGGCAATATCACGCACGTAGAAGGCAGCGTTGATCCAATAAGAGACATAGAAATAATCCAAACCGAGCTAATCCTAGCCGATATGGAGCAGCTAAATAAAAAAATAGAAAAGTTAACTCGTGAGGCAAAGGCAAATCAAAAAGGCGCAAAAGAGCAGCTTGAAATAGCAAAAGCACTACTATCCCACCTAGATGATGGCGCACCAGCAAGCAGCTTTAGTGGGCGAGATGATGAGGCGTATATAAGCCTAAATCGCGAGCTAAGACTACTATCCGCAAAAGAGGTCATATATGGTGCAAATGTCGATGAGGATGCGTTAGCTGAGGATAACGAATACGTAAAAAAGCTAAAAGAATTTGCTGCCACGTCAGGGCATGAAGTCATAAAAATATGCGCTAAAATAGAGGAGGAGCTAGTCGGACTAAGCGACGAGGAAGCAATTGAGCTTCTTAGCGGACTAGGCGTGAGCGAGAGCGGACTTGATAAGATAATAAGAACAAGCTTTGCCAAATTAAACCTAATAAGCTACTTTACCGCTGGCGTAGTAGAGGTACGTGCATGGACTATAACCGCTGGTTGGAAAGCACCAAAGGCAGCAAGCGTAATCCACAATGACTTTGAGCGTGGATTTATCAAAGCGGAAGTGATAAGCTATGAGGATTTTGTCACATGTGGTGGTGAAAGCGGAGCAAAAGAGGCAGGCAAGTTGCGCCTTGAGGGCAAAGACTACATCGTAAAAGATGGCGATGTAATGCACTTTAGATTTAACGTATAA